From one Lolium rigidum isolate FL_2022 chromosome 4, APGP_CSIRO_Lrig_0.1, whole genome shotgun sequence genomic stretch:
- the LOC124706660 gene encoding O-fucosyltransferase 9-like, whose amino-acid sequence MENARERSWRGKFHRPGRVINREANRRDGKCPLTPLKVGMMLRGMGFNNTTFLYVASGKIQNAAKYMVPLRQMFPLLETKDTLALPEELAEFKGYSSRLAALDYTISIQSEVFVTTQGGNFPHFLMGHRRYLLGGNAKTIKPDKRKVVLSFDDPNIRCMHIYINRKHQNVVLMIITVVIPLKACCTPIPTKRKIGLCYNIKKAKDWLERYLYICCDSTFIVQVNKSTFIILHRA is encoded by the exons ATGGAAAATGCCCGTGAAAGGAGCTGGAGAGGGAAGTTTCACCGACCTGGTCGAGTTATCAATCGTGAGGCAAACAGAAGGGATGGAAAATGCCCACTTACTCCTCTAAAG GTTGGTATGATGCTGCGAGGCATGGGATTTAACAATACAaccttcctctatgtagcttctGGGAAAATACAGAATGCTGCAAAATACATGGTTCCCCTTCGTCAGATGTTCCCTCTTTTAGAGACCAAGGACACTCTTGCTTTGCCCGAAGAACTTGCTGAGTTTAAG GGGTACTCATCTCGGTTAGCAGCATTAGATTACACTATCTCTATTCAGAGCGAGGTGTTTGTGACGACTCAAGGGGGGAACTTCCCTCACTTTCTGATGGGGCACAGGCGTTACTTGCTAGGAGGGAATGCAAAGACAATAAAACCTGACAAACGGAAGGTGGTCTTATCTTTTGATGATCCGAATATCAG GTGCATGCATATATACATCAACAGGAAACACCAAAATGTGGTTTTAATGATCATCACTGTAGTTATACCTCTCAAGGCATGTTGTACACCTATTCCAACAAAAAGAAAGATCGGCCTATGTTATAATATCAAGAAGGCAAAAGACTGGCTGGAAAGGTACCTCTATATATGTTGCGATAGCACTTTTATAGTCCAGGTAAATAAAAGCACTTTCATAATTCTGCATCGGGCTTGA